CGCGCCGGGCGACGTCCGGGGTGTAGGCATGGTACAGGTGCTTCACCAGCACCTCCACCGCGTACACCTCCGGGGGGAGCTCCTCCAGCGCGGCGAGGGCGCGCAGCGCCTCCGCCTGCCGCGGGGTCAGCTCAAGAGTGAACGGGTGCCGCTCCATGGGGCTCAGAGCGCTCCTTCCTCCGCCAGCGCGGCGGGGACGCCCTCCCGCACCGAGGGGTAGCGGGGGACCACGCCCAGCTCGGCGCGCATCTTCCGGTTGGAGCAGCGGCGCGAGCCCACGCGGCGCTCGAAGGCGCTCCCCGACAGCTCCTGCCGGATGTCGTCGCGCGACACCGCGGGGGGGAGCGGAAGCGCCAGGAGCTCCGCGGTCAGCTCGGCGTACTCCGCCCCGGTGACCGGCTCGTCGTCGCAGAGCAGGTAGACTTCACCCGGGCGCCCCCGCTCCCACGCGGCGACCAGCCCGGCGACCAGGTCGTCCACGTGGATCCGCGACACCCAGAGGTCCTCGTCGTCCAGCCGCCGGTAGGCGCCCAGCTCCAGCCGCTCGCGGAGCGTCCGGCCGGGGCCGTAGATCCCCGGCACGCGGCAGATGCGCGCCGGGAGGCCGTGCTCCCGCCACGCTTCCAGGTAGATCCGCTCGGCCTCGGCCCGCGCCTCCCCCACGGCGGAGGAGGGGCTCACCGGGGTGTCCTCGTCGGTCCACTCGCCGTCGCGCCGCCCGTACACGGAGGTGCTGCTCAGGTACACCAGCGCCTCCGGCGGGGAGGCGGCGAAGGCGTGCGCCACGTTCCGGGTCCCCTCCAGGGCGTAGCGGTCCTCGCCCGCGGGCTGCGGCTTCACCAGGTCGAACACCACGTGCGGGCGCCACTCCACCAGCGGCGCCAGCGTTTCCGGGCGGGCGAGCTCCGCGAGCGCGGGGCGGGCCCCGGCGGCGGCGATCTCGTCGGCGCGCGCCGGGTCGCGGGTGGTCCCCACCACCTCGGCGCCCGGGTCGGCGAGCGCGCGGGCGAGCCGCCGGCCCACGTATCCGCACCCCAGGACCAGCACGCGGGTGTCGCTCATCCTTCCCCCTCCTTCTCCAGCAGGGGGATCGCGATCCCCAGGAAGCCGTCCAGGATCCGATGGGTCATCCCCCAGATCACGTACCCTCGCGTGCCGATGGCGGGGAAGCGGAGAAGCTCCCCCGTCATCACCTCCAGCAGGTGCTCGGTGGCGGAGTCCGGGTGGGCCAGCTCGCGGAGCGGGATCCACACGGCGGCCTCGACCTCGTGGTTGGGCGTCGCCATGACGCCGGGCTCCGCGCCGAACACGAACGGCGACACCACGATCCGCGGCGCGCCGCCCAGGGGCGCCAGGTCGTCCAGGGCGCCCAGCGGCGCCCCGGAGGCGGCCAGGTCGATCCCCACCTCCTCCCGGGTCTCCCGCACGGCGGTCGCCAGCGCGTCGGCATCCCCCGGGTCGCGCCTCCCGCCGGGGAGCGCCATGTGGCCGGACCACGGGTCGCCGGCGCGGACCGCCCGCTTGATCAGCAGGAGCTCCAGGTCGGGACCGGCCGGCCGCAACACGAGTGCCACCGATGCGCGCGGAACCTCCGGCGCGGCGCCGGCACGCCGGAGAGGGCGGCGGGCGAGCGTGGCGCGGAGCAGGTGCAGCCGGGGGTCGTGCACTCGGGCGCGGACGGGTTCCGGGGGGCGCCGCCGTCCCCCGGCGAGCCGCGGGGCGGCCCGGACGGGCCGGTATCTTGCCCGCCGGGAACGGGGAGGTTATCACATTCGGCTCGCCGCGGCAATCCGCCGCCCCGCGCCCTCCTCCGCCGCAGCCGATGCCACGTCTCCAGGACATTCGCGAAGCCCGCAGCCGCATCGCCGGCCGCGTCGTCGTCACCCCCTGCACTCCCTCCGAGGCCTTCGGGGAGATGTTCGGCGGGCGCGCCTGGTTCAAGTTCGAGAACCTGCAGCGCACCGGCTCGTTCAAGGAGCGGGGCGCGCTGAACCGGATGCTCGCCATTCCGGAGGAGGAGCGCCGGCTGGGGGTGATCGCCGCGAGCGCGGGGAACCACGCGCAGGGGGTGGCCTTCCACGCGCGCGAGCTGGGGATCCCCGCCACCATCGTGATGCCGG
This sequence is a window from Longimicrobiaceae bacterium. Protein-coding genes within it:
- a CDS encoding CoA pyrophosphatase; translation: MALVLRPAGPDLELLLIKRAVRAGDPWSGHMALPGGRRDPGDADALATAVRETREEVGIDLAASGAPLGALDDLAPLGGAPRIVVSPFVFGAEPGVMATPNHEVEAAVWIPLRELAHPDSATEHLLEVMTGELLRFPAIGTRGYVIWGMTHRILDGFLGIAIPLLEKEGEG
- a CDS encoding SDR family oxidoreductase produces the protein MSDTRVLVLGCGYVGRRLARALADPGAEVVGTTRDPARADEIAAAGARPALAELARPETLAPLVEWRPHVVFDLVKPQPAGEDRYALEGTRNVAHAFAASPPEALVYLSSTSVYGRRDGEWTDEDTPVSPSSAVGEARAEAERIYLEAWREHGLPARICRVPGIYGPGRTLRERLELGAYRRLDDEDLWVSRIHVDDLVAGLVAAWERGRPGEVYLLCDDEPVTGAEYAELTAELLALPLPPAVSRDDIRQELSGSAFERRVGSRRCSNRKMRAELGVVPRYPSVREGVPAALAEEGAL